Within Desulfobacter sp., the genomic segment GGCGCTGGGACCGGTTTTCCGCCTCCTGCACCTCGGCGAAGGACAGTCTCGAATCGCCGATAATCCAGCCGTTCTTTCCGATGATGGTGACCCTGAGCAGGCTGCCTCTGGCGATGTGATCGGCAAAGGCATCATAATCAGCCATCCTGTAATGGTTCTTTAAAAATTCCAGGATTCTGGCACCGCTCCGGGCCTGCTGGATCAGCGCTTTTTCATAGCGGACAATGGCGGTTTTTTCAAAATACAGGTCAATGAGCAGGACGCTGGCAATGGTGAAGGTGACAATCAGCGCCAGAGGGATGCCGATTATGCTTTTGGATGTCAATGACTGGGCATGGGCCATGGTTTCTCACAATTGTGGATACAGGTAATAATCGCATCCTATAGAATTTTTGTAAAAAACACAATTCAGGGCAGGTGCTGCTTCAGGGGGGCAGGGGGGGGCAATCACCGGTGATATTTCCATCTTCAAAGGGATGCGAATACTTCCATGAGATCCTTTTTTTTGACGGGTTTGGACAGGTAGCCGTCCATTCCCGCCGCCAGAAATTTTTCCCTGTCCCCTTTCATTGCATTGGCCGTCAATGCAATGACCGGGGTGTGGAACGGCCCTGCCATTTCAACGGTGCGGATCAGTTTCGTCGCCAGTTCGCCGTCCATCACCGGCATCTGGATGTCCATGAGGATGATGTCGAACTCTCCGGGTGCGGCCTGGACGGCGTCCACGGCCTCCACGCCGTTTTTGGCAATCACCACCTCGTGGGACAGGGAGGTGAGCATTTTTACCGCGACTTTCCGGTTGATTTTATTATCTTCCACCAGCAGCACTTTTTTGGGGATGGTCCCAGTTGGCGGGCTGGCCTGGCGGCGCATTTCTGCCAGGGTGTACCGGGTGACCAGGGCCGTATCTTCTCCGTCCCCGTCCCTTGGCCGGTCCGGTGTACCAGGGCCGGGGATGCGCAGGGCCTGAATACATTCCTTTAACTGGGTCTTTTTGATGGGTTTCGTCAAAAAGGCCTGGAATCCGATTTCCTTAAGCAGGGCCGCGTCCCCCCGTTTGGCTGCGGAGGCCATCATGACCAGGGGCAGGCCGGCCAGGGCGCTTTCTTTCCGGATCCATCTTCCCAGCTCTTCCCCGGTCATCTCGGGTTTCTGCAGGTCGATGAGTACCACATCATAGTCGCCGGGTGCCTGAATCAGGCGTTTCAAGGCTTTTGCACCGTCGAGTACACCGCTGCACCGGCAGTCCATGGCCGTTAATATGGCATTGTATACCTTTTGGTTCATGGGATTGTCCGCCGCCACCAGGACCCGGCAGCCTTCTATCGCCGGCGTCTGAACCGCCGGGGGCGTTGGGGGGGCGGATATGGAAAATTGTGCGGTAAAATAAAATGTAGACCCGAGCCCTTCACGGCTTTTAACCCATATCCGGCCCCCCAGCAGTTCGGCCATTTGTTTGGATATGGCAAGTCCCAGGCCTGTGCCGCCGTATTTGCGGGTGATGGAACTGTCCACCTGGGTAAAGGATTCAAACAGGAAGGGCAGTTTATTTTCCGGAATCCCGATGCCCGTATCCCGGACCTTGAATCTAAGCTCAACCTGGTCATCATGGGTTTTTTCCATGGAGACCTGGATAAATACTTCCCCTTTTGTGGTAAATTTAACGGCATTTCCCGCCAGATTGGTCAGGACCTGCCTCAGGCGTCCGGGATCCCCCTTAAGCAGCACCGGTACGTCCGGATCGATGAGGCAGGCAAATTCGAGCCCTTTTTTATAGGCATTGACAGCCATCATATCGGAAAAGGACTCCAGGGTGATGTTCAGGTTGAAGTCAATGGATTCCAATTCCATCATGCCGGCCTCGATTTTGGAAAAATCGAGGATATCATTGACCAGGTACAACAGGGATTCTGCGCTTTCCTGGGCCGACCGGGAAAGGTCTTCCTGCTCCGGGGTCAGGGGGGTGGCGGCCAGCAGGTCCAGCATGCCGATGATGCCGTTCATGGGGGTCCGGATTTCATGGCTCATATTGGCCAGGAATTCCGATTTGGCCAGGGTGGCACTTTCGGCTTCCTTCATGGCCTGTTCCAGATCATTGTATCCGTCGGCATGATCCTTTTCAAGCCGCTGGTAGCTGAGCTGGATCAGGCCCACCACCAGAAAGATGATGACGGCCGTTAAAACCAGTGGAAAAATGGTCGGCTCAAGGGTCTTGCTGGTTATAATACTCTTTTCAAGGGAGGGATGGATCAGGTAATGCAAGGCCCTGTGCAGAAAGAAAAGAATGAGCATCCCCAGGGCCGCCGCGAGAATCCAGTTGGGACGGCTGACTTCCCTGTGGATATTGTTGAGCAGCGTATTCAGGCAGAACCCGGAATAGAGCGCCAGTACCGATGAAATCAGGATCACCCTGGCCGGAAGGCAGGGCATGCCGTAGAGAAAAAACAGGTGACAGAGCAGGTAAGCCGTAAAGGCTGCGGCATGACGGCGGCGGTCAACGCGCTGGTTTGCGAACATGCGGAACCCAGAATAAAAGAGAAAGGCGGCATAAAATATCACCGCGTTTCCCAATCCACCGGTGATTAGCCTGGGCATGACGCCTTGCAGCCCGATGAGCCCGATGCCGATACCGATCCACAGAAAAGAAAGGCACCAGGTGGAAAATCCAGGATAGGTCTTTCTGGACAGCATGAAGTGAAACATGCATAGAGAGAGGCTGAGTGTGGCCACCGCCAGTGCAATAAACAGGGAACGGGTATCCAGTGTAATGAGCATCATGGGCCTTGAAATTCAATGGGTTGCCGATTCCATCCTTTTGGGGACGGGCCAAGGGAGTTCATGGGTGCCAGTGTAGGGCAAACCCTGGTGTGATGCAAGGGGAAAGGTTGGCGCAGGCCTCGGACGCCCGCTGCCGGAGTCTTTTAGCTGGTCCCGCCGGCCGGGTGGCCGGCGGGGGACGGTGTTAGTACTTGCCGCCTTCGAATATGGAATCGGCAAAGGCCACATCTTCGGGGCAGAAGACGAAGAGGCATTGATCGGCCCCCGTGGAAACGGAGCCGTAGACGTAGTTGATATTAATCCCTTCCTTGCCCAGGCGCTTGGTCATCTTGGAGAGTTCGCCGGGCTGGTTGGTGATGTCGATGGCCACCACATCCTTGGTGTCGAAGAGGTAGTCTTTTTCCTTGAGGAGTCCTTCGGCCTTTTGAGGATCATCACATAGAAGGCGGATCAGGGCAAACTCGGCGGAATCCCTGCGCATGGACGAATAACTGGCCGAGGAGGCCAGGCGCTTCAGGGATTTGCCCCGGGCTTCAAACAGGTTCTGGACATAGGATGAGGCATCCTGGATGGTGATGGCGTCAATGTTCACGCCGGCATCACCCAGCAGGTCGGTCAGTTTTCCCAGTTCTCCGGGCACATTCTTAAGAAAGAGCGAAATTTCACGTCTGATCATTCTCTTTGTCCCCCTTTGGTTGGGAAAAAGCGGGGCGGGCCGGACGGTGGGAACGGCCCCGAATCTCCGCTTTTTCGTTATCTATATTTTTTATGCGTTGGCGGCGGC encodes:
- a CDS encoding response regulator, producing MMLITLDTRSLFIALAVATLSLSLCMFHFMLSRKTYPGFSTWCLSFLWIGIGIGLIGLQGVMPRLITGGLGNAVIFYAAFLFYSGFRMFANQRVDRRRHAAAFTAYLLCHLFFLYGMPCLPARVILISSVLALYSGFCLNTLLNNIHREVSRPNWILAAALGMLILFFLHRALHYLIHPSLEKSIITSKTLEPTIFPLVLTAVIIFLVVGLIQLSYQRLEKDHADGYNDLEQAMKEAESATLAKSEFLANMSHEIRTPMNGIIGMLDLLAATPLTPEQEDLSRSAQESAESLLYLVNDILDFSKIEAGMMELESIDFNLNITLESFSDMMAVNAYKKGLEFACLIDPDVPVLLKGDPGRLRQVLTNLAGNAVKFTTKGEVFIQVSMEKTHDDQVELRFKVRDTGIGIPENKLPFLFESFTQVDSSITRKYGGTGLGLAISKQMAELLGGRIWVKSREGLGSTFYFTAQFSISAPPTPPAVQTPAIEGCRVLVAADNPMNQKVYNAILTAMDCRCSGVLDGAKALKRLIQAPGDYDVVLIDLQKPEMTGEELGRWIRKESALAGLPLVMMASAAKRGDAALLKEIGFQAFLTKPIKKTQLKECIQALRIPGPGTPDRPRDGDGEDTALVTRYTLAEMRRQASPPTGTIPKKVLLVEDNKINRKVAVKMLTSLSHEVVIAKNGVEAVDAVQAAPGEFDIILMDIQMPVMDGELATKLIRTVEMAGPFHTPVIALTANAMKGDREKFLAAGMDGYLSKPVKKKDLMEVFASL
- a CDS encoding amino acid-binding protein; translation: MIRREISLFLKNVPGELGKLTDLLGDAGVNIDAITIQDASSYVQNLFEARGKSLKRLASSASYSSMRRDSAEFALIRLLCDDPQKAEGLLKEKDYLFDTKDVVAIDITNQPGELSKMTKRLGKEGININYVYGSVSTGADQCLFVFCPEDVAFADSIFEGGKY